A window of Oncorhynchus tshawytscha isolate Ot180627B linkage group LG10, Otsh_v2.0, whole genome shotgun sequence contains these coding sequences:
- the LOC112238934 gene encoding secretogranin-2 has translation MLSLPKLSTGKTVVLACLLHACASLPRHHRLRGGESEDRQPAAYPPSSDMIKALEYIESLKQRTDGGREGEEPTRDYDEVEKFHILLQLASLQDEGAPERQSPSPTQRQQDIPAEQLVRALLRTLQEQPASPLRPVPVVPGNERHTHRYQSVNTGSPVNAPAYGGFPRPHKKYPLMFEDEENRDSAKRATEDLDEQYTPQSLANLRSIFEELEKLSTSNGQKRGIFDDDDDDLLSLRNLAYEDVAGGEEWIPLEEQVETEEVVNGSHEEFDRALEQNYDEDEEEEGNGMQVQRRASQDKEDPEDDTKLVDYYLLKILEMSEHETAKRQAGEQKHRVIRHPLVDPQALNELLEISLKLHTPPEDLIDMLITEEIRKLEHHSQASSRYRTKPKIRYYSRRLPVKNAPEDMDEEDFLKIIEMETISNDYPVSRRPLKSVSVPARVSAPPAPARVSAPAPAAPPKIPAQSGRRENLFMSELNKMPFRREADDDDEADEDEITTFLAAKILTEYPSTISKRDTQSQANGQFPYELYEQAMKDYFDQADSEKAGMLTKRDSVANEEVVESTETQVKDEVTPETAAPESEKEEEKEHRGKPFAGM, from the coding sequence ATGCTGTCACTCCCCAAGCTATCCACGGGGAAAACTGTTGTTCTCGCCTGCCTCCTCCATGCGTGCGCGTCCCTCCCCCGCCATCACAGGCTCCGAGGCGGGGAGTCCGAGGACCGGCAACCCGCTGCATACCCGCCCAGCTCAGACATGATCAAAGCCCTGGAGTACATCGAGAGCCTGAAGCAGCGGACAgatgggggcagagagggagaggagccaaCAAGAGACTATGATGAGGTCGAAAAGttccacatcctcctccagctCGCCTCTCTCCAGGACGAAGGTGCACCCGAAAGGCAGTCTCCCTCGCCGACCCAGAGGCAGCAAGACATCCCGGCTGAGCAGCTGGTGAGAGCCTTGCTGAGGACCCTCCAGGAGCAGCCTGCTAGTCCCCTCAGACCCGTTCCCGTGGTGCCGGGGAACGAACGTCACACGCACAGGTACCAATCGGTGAACACAGGCAGCCCCGTAAACGCACCTGCCTACGGTGGCTTCCCGAGGCCACACAAGAAGTACCCGCTGATGTTCGAGGACGAGGAGAATAGGGACAGCGCCAAGCGCGCTACGGAGGACCTGGACGAACAATACACCCCTCAGAGCCTTGCCAACCTGCGCTCCATCTTCGAAGAGCTGGAGAAACTATCCACATCCAACGGCCAGAAGCGCGGAAtctttgatgatgatgatgatgatttattAAGTCTGAGGAACCTGGCCTACGAGGATGTGGCGGGCGGGGAGGAGTGGATTCCTTTAGAGGAGCAGGTCGAGACGGAGGAAGTGGTAAATGGGAGCCACGAGGAGTTCGACAGGGCACTGGAGCAGAACTATGacgaggatgaagaggaggaaggcaATGGAATGCAGGTGCAGCGCAGAGCCAGCCAGGACAAAGAGGACCCAGAGGACGATACTAAACTAGTGGATTATTACCTGTTGAAGATACTGGAGATGAGTGAACATGAGACAGCCAAGAGACAAGCTGGAGAGCAAAAACATAGAGTGATTCGCCACCCCCTGGTCGACCCCCAGGCTCTGAACGAGCTGTTAGAGATCTCCCTCAAGCTCCACACCCCCCCGGAGGACCTCATCGATATGCTGATCACCGAGGAGATCAGAAAACTAGAACATCACTCGCAAGCCTCTTCCCGCTACAGGACCAAACCGAAAATCAGATACTACAGCAGGAGACTGCCAGTCAAAAACGCTCCTGAGGACATGGACGAGGAAGACTTCTTGAAAATCATTGAAATGGAAACCATCAGCAACGACTATCCTGTGAGTCGGAGGCCGCTCAAAAGTGTCTCTGTCCCGGCCAGGGTTTCAGCACCACCCGCCCCGGCGAGAGTTTCAGCACCAGCACCAGCGGCTCCTCCAAAAATCCCAGCTCAGTCCGGCCGAAGGGAAAACTTATTTATGTCGGAGCTCAACAAGATGCCTTTTAGGAGAGAAGCCGATGACGATGACGAGGCGGACGAAGACGAGATAACAACCTTTCTGGCGGCCAAAATATTAACGGAGTACCCTAGCACGATCAGCAAACGCGACACCCAATCTCAGGCGAACGGACAGTTTCCTTATGAGCTATACGAACAAGCCATGAAAGATTACTTTGACCAAGCGGATAGTGAGAAAGCAGGCATGCTGACAAAGAGAGATTCAGTAGCTAACGAGGAGGTAGTGGAGTCCACTGAGACGCAGGTGAAAGATGAGGTAACGCCAGAGACCGCGGCTCCAGAGTCcgagaaagaggaggaaaaggagcATCGCGGAAAACCGTTTGCTGGAATGTAA